The following DNA comes from Coraliomargarita parva.
GCATCTGGATATCCATCAGGATACAGTCGTAGCGCCGGGTCTGCACGGCTTCGAGGGCAAGCGCTCCGTTCGTCACCACTACCACCGAATGGCCCATTTTTTCGAGCCGCCGGGTCGCAATCTTCTGGTTCACCGGGTTGTCCTCGGCCAGAAGGATGTGCAGCCCGCCCGACGGAAGGTCCAACACGGGAGCATCGACGGGCTCCGCCACCGGCGGCAGGTCAAAGTCTTCGTCACCATGCACCCCGAAGGTCTCGAGAATCACTTCCAAGAGCGTGGAGCGCTTCACCGGCTTCGATAAGGCACGGGCAATCCCGATCTTCTCCGCCCGCTCGATCTCGGTGCGGTTGAGCGAAGAGGAAAGTAACAGCAGCCGCGTGTCCTTGATCTCTTCGCGGGTCACGATTAGGCTGGCCACATCGAGGCCGGTCAAGCCCGGCATTTGTTGGTCCAAAATGACCAGCTTGAAGGGATCCCCCCGCTCGGCCGAGTCCTGCAGCAAGGTCAAGGCTTCCACCCCCTCGGAGGCCACCGCACTGCGATAGCCCCATCCGGCGCAGACCTTCTGGTAAATCTCACGGTTGGTCTCGTTGTCATCGACGATCAACACGTGCAAGCCGGCCAGTTCCGGATTGTACGGGATCGCATCGGCCCCGGCATGGACCGCAAGCTCCAAGGGCAAGGTTAGCGAGAAGATCGAGCCCTTCCCCAGCTGGCTTTCCACCGTAATCTCCCCGTTCATCAGGTTCGCCAGTTCGCGGCAGATCGTAAGCCCCAGGCCGGTACCTCCGTACTTCCGGGTCGTCGTCATGTCCGCCTGCGTGAAACTCTTGAATATCGCGTCCCGCCGTCCCTCGGGGATCCCGATGCCCGTATCACTCACCGAAAACCGCATCTGCGCAACTTGCTCCCCGCGCTCCAGTGTCACCGCGCGGATCACAATCTCGCCGCTCTCCGTAAACTTCACCGCATTGCCGACCAGATTATAAAGGATCTGCTTCACCCGCGTCGGATCCCCGATCAGGTAACGCGGCAATTCGGAATCATACGCCACAATCAACTCCAAGCCCTTCCGCCGTGCGGTCTGCGCAAATTCCTCGGACACTTCCTCAATCAGGCTGGAGGGACTGAAGGAAAGCATCTCCAGATTGAGCTGCCCGGCCTCGATCTTGGAAAAGTCCAGCACGTCATTGACCAACGCCAACAGCGTATTGCTGCACTGCATCACGGTATCGATGTACCCCCGCTGCTCCGGATCCAGACGTGTCTCCTGGCACAATTCCGAGGCCCCGACGATCCCGTTGATCGGTGTGCGGATCTCATGGCTCATCGCCGCCAGAAACTCGCCTTTCGCCCGGCTGGCGTCTTCCGCCTGCTTGATCGCATCCCGCAGTTCCGATTCCGTTTGCTTCAAGTCGCTGATGTCACGCGCCACACTGACCGAACCGATGATCAGCCCCTCCGAATCCCGAACCGGCACGGTTGACATCTGCAACCAGTGCTGCGTCCCGTTGTTAAAAACAAAAAGCGACGCCCGGTTGACGATGGGACGTCCCGTACCACGGATCGCGTCGTCGATGCCCTGCACCCATTCCGCGCTTTCAGTGGTAATGTAGTCTTCCAACTGACGGCCGATCACCATGCTGGAGGCATCCGCCCCCACCGCGAGGCGGAAGGCCCGGTTGGTCAGGATCAAACGCCCCGAGAGGTCACGGAAAAAGACGTACTCCAACGTATTGTCCAACAGCACCTGCAGCAGTTGCATCTCGCTCCGACTGCTGAATCGCAAGGTCCCGTCGATCGAAGGATGCTCCAATGTGTAGAAATACATGCGCGCGGGGTCCGCTTCGTCGGGATGCAGCATGACCTCGACAGAGGCGATCCCGAACTGGTTGCTGACCGGAACCACGCGCCCCGTCCAACTGCCCTGACGACGGGCCAGACCGGCGATATCCTCAAAACTCCGCCCCCCCGGAAAACCGAAGCGCCGGTCCACTTCGTCACCGATGCCGTCACCGTCAAAATAATGTCGCGCCAGGTGCGCATTCGCACAGAGAAAACAACCCTTATCCACATCAATAAGGGCGAGCCCCCACGGAAACGCAGAGGGAAGCTTTAAAATGGACTCAGCTTCGAGCACGGTGGATGTTTTTTGAAGATAGGCTGTAACCCCCAGAAAACTAAGGTGTATTACAAAACCGCATCAAGCTGATGCAAGCCATTAACAAATTCTTACAAGTTTATGACTCTTGAAGAAAGCTTGCCACATTCTTGCAGACCCGGTCTGTCGCATCCTCCAGCACGTAGTGCCCCGCGATATCATGGATGTGGCACTCGGCCTGGGGGAAGATTTCCTGCCAGCGCTGGCGGAAGTGCTTGTTGAAACAGAAATCATAGGCCCCCCACTCCAAACAGACCGGCTTGTCGGCCAGCTTCTTCAGGTTGACCTCGATCTCCGTCAGGGTCTTGTAGGACCGGTGCTTTTCCCGGAGCGGGATGTCCCGGACAAAGTTCCAGACCGCCACACGGTCCGCCCAGCTTCGGTACGGGAACAGCATGCCCCGCTGCACCGCCGGACTCAGGGGTATCCGGACCGACATACGCGCGGCCGGACCGGCAAAACCATTTAGCCCGCGGATCACCGCTTCACCGATCCAGGGGATCTTTACCGCCGCGATCCGAAGCGGGATGCGCTTTGAACGGAATGCCCCGGTGTTCAGCAGCACGATTTTATCCACCGCATGCGGTCGCCTCGTCGCCACCCCACATCCGATCGCACCGCCCCAGTCGTGCAACACCAGGCTGTAGGTCTTCAACCCAAGCCGGTGTATCAGGAGCTCCACATCCTGAATCCGTTGCTCCAAGGTGTAGTTATAATCCTGCGGCTTGTCCGAGAGCCCACAGCCGACATGGTCCGGAACGATACAACGGAATCCCAGCCCCGAGAGGTGCTTGACCAGGTTCCGGTAATAGAAGGACCAAGTCGGATTCCCGTGAAGCATAAGCACGACCGGCCCGGAGCCTTCGTCGATGTAATGCATTCTCAACCCGCCCTCCAAAACGAGGGTATTACTGGCGAAAGGATACTCCATCCGCACTTCGGGCGGTAACTGTGATGCGCGTGATTGAATCATGACTCCGGCCAATCCAAGGCCAACATTAAGCTACTCAGTCCACTTCCGATTCCGAGCAGGGCCGCCTTTTGGCCAGGCCGGTAGGCCCCGTCCTCCATCGCCCGCGCCAGGGTGATCGGGCAGGACACCGAGCCCACATTCCCCAGGGTTTCGAAAGTGGTAAAATCCTTGGCCAGATCGAGGCCCAGGGCATTGAAAAGCTCGCGAGTGTGCGCCTTCCCCACTTGGTGGGTAATCACACGGTCCGGCGTCTCCGCCGTCCAACCGGTCGCATCGGTAAAACGGGCCCAGGCGCGACGGGCCACACCGATCCCCGCCACCAGCAGCTCTTCCGAATCAGTCAGCATCTCCAAGGCATCTCCCGCCGAATCTCCCTGACAGAGCTGGTTGTGCGAGGTGTCGGTCTCCACCACCGCCGCACGAAGGCACGGACGCGGTCCCGGCGCAAGATCCTTGCGGCACAGCACGGCCGCCACCGCACCGGCCCCGATCGTCAGGTTCGCAAAATACGGCTTGATCGTCTTCCGGGTCAGTTCCGGATTCTGCAATTGCGCCAGGGTATTCTCCACCAGGGGACGCCCGTTCTCGCCGGAGCAGATCAAGGCGCGCTCGATTTGACCGCATTCGATCATGCTCGCCGCCACTACCATGGCATTGAGGAAACCAAGGCAGGCGTTGGATACGTCAAAGATCTGCGTGCCTCCGGACAGGCCCAGTAGGCCGTGCACATAAGACGCCGTCGCCGGCTCCAGGCGGTCGCGGCAAACCGCGGAGTGGATCAACAGGTCCATGGACTCACGCCCAAAGGAACTCTTGGCCAACACGGCTTCGCCGGCTTTGGCCGAAGCCACGGACGCGGGCGTGCCTTTGGGCCAGAAACGCCGCTCGCGGATGCCCGTCATCAGCTCCAACCGGCCTTCGGGCAAACGCAGCCGCTCATAGACACCGGCAAGCTTTGCCTCCACATCGGCCGAGGTCCAAACCTCCTCCGGCAGGGCATAGGCGATTGATTCGATAGCTACCTTGGAAAACAGCATGAACTAGGAGGGATACGGCATGCAGGTTACCGGATACGAGCTTTTTTCGAAATCTCGGACGAAGATATTACCTGAACTACGCTTGCCATGAGCCAGTGCATTGACTCGAACGACTGCACAACCTAGCCAAGTATTCACCGAATCCATCCATCGGCTCAGCAAAACAAGACGCATGAATCGGTCCGACACAGGCACACGAACTGCACGAATACGACACAGCCATGAAAGATGAACTGACCCAGAATATTGAGTATGCCCAAGAAGAGTTGAAGCGGCTGCACAGGATACGCCTACATGCTGCGTTAACGGCAGGCATAATGGGTGGATTCTTCATATTTCTGGGGATAAGCAGCTCCGCCCGAACCAACCCGACATTCGCCGCTCAAAGTGTGCTCTACCTCGGCATCGCCATTGCCCTGTTCTTTGCTTTGCGCTGTTACGCAACTCATCAAGCGATTCTGTCAGAAAGGTCCTTCCTCGAGAGCTTGGAGTCGAAATCCCAATAAGAGCGATCCGGATCGACTCGAAACGGATACCAGGCCGGGATCACAGCCGTCGAAATAAGTCAACCCGTTCAAACGGCAGGCTTCACAGGCATTTTACGGCACTATTTACTAATCAATATTACGCTTGTACAAAATCCTATCTTCGGCATCGATGCTTGCCATGAAAGCAGTGCGTTTTCGATTCCTCCTAGTGCTATGCCTTACGCTGCTCAGCGCTTGCTCCGATCAGCGCGATGACATCATTCCGGTCAGCAGTGGCGACGAGGAGATGAACAAAACGATGGAACTGGCCCGAAAAAACCTAGACCTGTTCTGGACCGAGCGGGATAAAGCGGGCGACGACTTTAACGGCCTGCTGAAAGTTTACTTCACAGACCCGGGAGAAGAAGGCGGCGAACACATGTGGGTCGATGTCATTGAACATACGGGAAACACGACAAGCGGAATTCTACTAAGCACACCCGGCTGGTTAAAATCCATCAAACCGGGTGATCTGGTAAGCTTTCCAGACTCACAGGTAAGCGATTGGCTTTTTGTTGAGGACGGCAAGGCGCGCGGTGCCTACACAGTCAAACTTCTGCGTTCCAGAATGAGCCCGGCGGAGCGACAAGAACATGATGCCGCATCTCCGTTTCGTTTCGAGTAATCCCCTCTCTTAATCCGGGCGCATCGCGGCGGAGATCACATCCTTGTCAAAGTAGTTCCGGTCCATCCCGGCGTTCACCACGATGCCCTGACCGTTGATCCCGCTGGAAGCCGGACTAAGCAGAAAGACCGCCGTGTTCGCCACTTCCTGGGTGCTCAGGTTCTGCTTCCGGAATGTCAGCTTCTCGGCGTAGAGGTAGCTCTCGATGTAACCGGGGATGCCGGCCGAAGCGCTGGTCTTCAGCGGCCCGGCATTCACCGTATTGAAGCGTACTCGCGTATCCGCGCCAAAGGACTTCGCCAGATTATAGGAACAAGTCTCCAGCGCCGCCTTGATCGGCGCCATGTAGCCGTAGTTTTCCGCCGTCACATCCGTCGAGCTGATGCCGATCGACACCACCGAGGCATCCGGGCTCAGGTAGGGCTTGAAGGCGTTGGCCACCTCGACCAGCGAGAATGCGGAGATCGATGTGGCCTGAAGGAAGTCTTTCCGCACCGTCTCGTGGAAGGGCTTGAAGCCCTCCGAGTAGTTGGCAAACGCGATCGAGTGCACGATCCCGTCAATCGGGCCATGCGCCTGCCCCACCTCCTTCGCCAGCGCCTCGATCTGCTCGGGATATTCCACATCACAGATGTAGGCCTTCCGGTCCCCCAACAACTTTTTCAGGCTTTCCAGACGCTCCGGCGAACGGACGCTGTGGATCACTTCAGCGCCCTGCTCCTCCAGCGTCTTCGTGATGGCCCAGGCCACGCTCTTGCGGTTGGCCACCCCCATCACAAGGAAGCGCTTATTCTCAAATTGAAGGAAACTCATGGTGCTCTAGCTTCTAGCCGAAATTGTGTGATTTTGGAAGTTTTGTTCCGATCGGGCGAACCACCCCGCCCTTCGGGCACCCCGCCTTACCCCAGGAGGGGAATAATGGTAAAAGTGATAAGAGAGTTCCTCCCCTAGATTAGGGGAGGTGTCGGCGCTTGCCGCAGACGGAGGGGTCGATTCACTCCGGCTCGACCATGGCGAGGGCGAACTCGATCGTCATCGCCGGCTTCCCGCCCTTGAGCACCTTGCCCTTCATGAAGAAGAAGCGGCTGACCGTTTCCTTCATCGTCACCTCGATCGTGATTTCGTCCCCCGGCTTCACCATCTGCTTGAAGCGGGCATCACTGATGCGCGAAAGCACCGGGGTCACATCCTTGAGCGAGCGGCCTTCCTTCTCGATTTGCTTGGCCAGGTAGATGGCACCGGTCTGGAAACAGGCTTCACAGAGCAGCACCCCCGGCATGATCGGGTTGCCCGGATAGTGCCCCTCGAACTGGGGCTCTTCCATGCGGATGGTGCGCTTGCAGGTGGCGCCGTCTTCACGGACTTCGACGATCTCGTCGATGAAGAGAAACGGAGGGCGGTGCGGAATCGTGCGGAGAATTTCTTCCATGTGGGCAGTGAACTGGCGTTGCCCACGAATGCACGTCTAAAATGCAGCAAGGGGCCGCCTCTCGCAGGTGGCCTACCAGTCCTCGTCTTCGGACAAATTCGTGGGCTTGGAGTATTCGAAGACCATCTCGCCGGCAGCATACACGCGCAACCACACCCCGATCATCTTTGCTTCGGATTCCAAATCGCCGCCTCCGGACCAGACGATCCCTTTGCCCAATTTGGTTTCTTTCAACGGGATTACCTCGGTTTTCTTTTCCAAAGTCTCCTGGGATTGTAAATGATACTCAATCGTTCCGCCTTTGCGCGAGTAGGTCACATCATGCCGGTCCTTCTTGGCGCGGTTGTCCTGCTCGCTGAAAATGCGGTATTCGACTTTGACCCCCGTCAGGTCAAATTGGCTCTTGTTCGTCAGTTCCACCTCGTAATAGCCTGCGATTTCGATGATCTCCATGGCCTCTTTGGCAACGCCGCCACCGACCAAGGACACATCTTTTTTATACTCCTTGATTTTATCGTCCTTACGGTCGACCGTGACTTCCAAGAGCTGATTGGTTTTGGCCAGGTACTGGATCGCCCATGATTTCAAGCGTGAGGCATCTTCCTCGGCGAAAAAACTCAAATCGACATTCATCGTCCGGCCGTCCCGGAACTCTAGCGTCACCTTATCACCGTAGACTCCCGTCGGACGCGCTGTCAGACTACGCCCGTCCGGACTCTTGTACTCCTGGTAGCTTTCGGCCCCACACAGGGAAGCGAAGGCGAGGACGGCGACGAACAGGCAAAATTTAATTTTTGTGAACACGATACACTATAACCAAAATTAAATTGGGGAGATCAACCCTAATTCGACGGCTCCAACACCCAGATCTCACGATTCCAATTCGTGAACTCCGTCCAGCTCATCGTTTTGAACTCATGTCCGTAGCCCCAAGAGTCGGTATAGACAACGCCCCCCTCGGGATCCACACCGATCAGCAAGCGTGCATGGCCGGGCACCAACCAATAGAGCGGGATTCCCCGGCGGATATAATCCACCAGCGTCGCGCGCCGGGCATCCTTAATTTGGTTCAGGCGAAAGGGGGTGCCGTTGCAGACGCGACGGATCGAATCGATGACATCCTCGTGGGTGGTGCCGTAGGCACTGCTGGTGTCGGCCAAGTCAGCCATCTCGTGCATCCCCACCGGATAACCGTAATAACTCATGACCCGCGCCAAGGTCGCCGCCGCACAATAACCCTTGTCGCCCTGTGAAATCATCGGAATGCCGTCGATCCAGTAATAGCCGTCTTCGTGCTTTCGCACCTGCCCGGCCAGTCGCTCAGCGAATGTAGCCGGATCGTAGTCTTCCGCCTGCTTCGCTTCCTGCTCTCGAAAGGAGTAGATTTCGACGTTGAAATACTCGCCACGCGCCCAGCGTAAGCAGACCTCGATGTCGTTGGCCAGGAAGTAAGTCTCCACACCCCCGCGTACGGCCGTAATCCCCGCGTCATGCCGCTCCATCCGCTCACGTTCGCCCAGAAAACCGCCGAGCGCATTTTCAAGCCCTTCCAGATTCTCGCGGAAAGTGCTCAAGGCCGCATGCACCGGCGACCAGCCGCCGGGCGCATCCCCCCGGTTCCAGAAATCGATCCGGATCTTACGGTTGTCCGCCTGACGGTAATCCAGGCTCACCGAAAGCGGGGCCAAGCCCCAGGCTTCAAACCCGGACTGCTCTCCCTCCGCCTTGGACACCAGACACAGCGGATCTTCCTGCGTGCCTTCCAGCAACAGCCATTCTTGATCGGAGACTAAGGTCCCCAGCTCGGTCACTTGCTCCGGCCAGGCCTCGGGCACGGCAAGCAACTTTTCCAGCAAAGGAAAACCAGCCAGAACCGGCTGCATCTGCTGGAATTCGGCAGGCTTCAGGGCACGCGCATCCGGCAATGGAACCAGCGCCTGAATATCAGGCGCCCCATAGCGCTCAAAGACCACCAGACATTGCCCGGTCTCGTAACGCGGCTCCTTGACCTTGACGCGGATCCCCTTCTGGAATTCTCCCAACGCCTGCCCCGAACCATCCGGCGCGTAGGCCGGCGTCACCTCCTGAAACTCCAAGACCTCCGGCAGCTGCAAGGGCATGTATTGGCCCTGCAGCAAGGAACCAGCAAACAGCCATAAGGTAGCGGATAAAAAGTAGGGAAACCACCGTTTCACCCTGTCAACGAAGGCAAGCGGCCCCTCGCTGGCAACGGCAAAGTCAACGCCCCGCCCAATACCCCGACTGCACGCTTCGCGTCCCGTTCAAGAGCGGACGCGCCAAGCGGCGCCTCTCTCCGAAGGTGAAATGGCAAATCAAAAACGGGTGCCGACCACCCCTCCGACCAGGAACCTTAAGCGCTTATGATCAAGGACATTAGGCAGCATTACAAATATAAGAATTGACCTGTATTAAAGGAGACCCGACGACACTGGCACTGGCCGGCATCCCCACTCCCCTGGAGCCAGCACTGTATGATGAAATTGCCACCGCATTGGACGCATTTCTAGCCGAAAATGCCCTGCCGCTCAACTTCCAGGTGGAAAGCCTCGAGGCGGCCGGTTCCGGGATACGACTCCGGTTTTCCGGAATTCCCGGGCAGAACGTCACCATCGAGTGCAAGGAAAGCCTGAGCGCCCCGGACTGGACTCCGGTGGAAAGCGGGACCTTCAACGACGATGGTATCTTCGAAATTATTGATGAGTCACCCGCCGCCAGCTGCTTTTACCACGCGCTCTACGAATGAGCCGTGTCGATCCCTGAGCGCGGCATCTTTGCGGGCTGCCCCCGTCCCTTGCAGTAACTTAGACTTGTCGCAGATCCACACATCGGCAACTTGGACGAATATGCGCAAAGCGAGAGGTAACATCTATGAAGCGCCGGGCATCTTTCATTTGGAAAGCAGCTTACACGCAGATCGCCCAAGATTCACAACGAGTCAGGTAGAGCTCTACGAAACTTGGTTACGTGCTTTGACTCAAATTTATGGTTTCGACCTACTCTTCTGGCAGTTCCATCCTACCGGCTTCTCATTTATCGTCGAAACAAGTAAAACTGCCACCCAGTCAAAGATCCGCTTAGCCAACGGACTGGCAACAATTGGAGAAGATAGGCTGTCGAATCATGTTTCGGCGCCCGAAGAAAATACATTGTTAGCGAGTGATACCTTCAGACTTGATAGGTTCTTAAAGCACTACCAAAGCATGAACGAGTTTGCCAAGGGCCTAAAACAACGAATCTCCAGACAGCACAACCAATCGAACAACACTCGTGGAAGCATCTGGGCCGACCGCATGCGTGTCTACCGCCTCCCAAGCCGGACCCACGATTTGACTGAAGTCGCTGCCTTCATTCTCGCCTCCCCTGAGATATACGATCAAGAAAAGTCACACGACTGGCCGGGTTCGTATCGATCTGCTGTCAATGAAGACGGTTTGGCCCTGCGCGGATTGAAAAGAATTTTCCAGAATCGACACACAAATACGGAAAACCTTCAGTCGCTCTCCGAGCGTTCCGCCCAAATCATTCAAACGATTCAGAATGCTCAAAAACGTCCCCAAGACCGGAGAAGGAGGCAGCCAGAATGGCGTCCAAACTGTGAGACGGCAGAATACTTGAAAGATACTGACTATCAGATCGAACCAAAGAGTAGGAACGATACGGTGGAACTGGCAAAGCAACAGTTCATCAAGATGTTCGAGCGATTCAAAGATTTTCAAAAGAAGACGGGCTACAAAGCAATCCCACACGGCTATCAGGACGACATTCAACTACGAACTTGGGCCTCTAGTCAACGCGGGCTCTTCCATTCCGGACGCTTAACTCAGTGGAAGATTGAAATGGTTCAAGACTCTGGCCTTTTGGATCCCCCAACTTCATCAGTTCGCAATATCTCGAGTGACGGCATTCCTATAATTCCTCCCCAATGGATGGCTCGCTACGAAGCACTCAAATCTTTCTACCAGGAACACGGACACTCTAAAATTGTCCGAACCGACAAAACCCACAAGGCACTCGCATACTGGGTATGGACCCAGAGGGCCAAGCGCCGCAAAGCCCAATTGTTGCCAAAACAAATTCAGCTACTGGATGATTTGGAATTTTGCTGGAACCCCAGAAGCGGCAAATAAACAACCTCAAGCACGTAGACAGACTACACCCGAATCATAGAAAAGCCATTACTGCTCGTAGACTGCCACAAACCACTGGCTTTGAGCCCGACGCAGCGTTCTGGAACATTCACCATTCAAAGTTGGACGTTCGACGTTGAACGTTCACTCCCCCTTCGCCTGCTCGTAGAGCCACTTGTCCATCTTGTTGGCCGTGATCACACCGTAGTTCATGGTGCCGAGCCAACCCGACATGATGATGCCGACGGAGCCGGCGTGGTAGAGGCCTGCAATCTGTTCGGACAGCTCCATGGAAACCTTGAGCCCTTCGAACTTGGTGCCGAAGGAGGTGCCTTGCATCGACTTGGTGTAGTAGTTCACCGTGCGGGGGGTGGCGGCTTCGATGTGATCGATCTTGTCGCGCACACCGGGGATGAACGTTTCCAGGCTGGTCACACACTCCTCACACATGCGGGCCTTTTCCTTTTCGTATTCCTCGTCGCTCAGGTTCGCCCATTCGTCCCAACGCGCATTCAGTGAAGCCACCACAGTGTAGCGCGGCTCCTTCAGGTGCGGACGGGTTTCGGGATAATAGACCGAAAAGGTATGGCTGCTGGTGTGGATCGAGGTGAGCTCGTCGATGG
Coding sequences within:
- a CDS encoding 3-hydroxyacyl-ACP dehydratase FabZ family protein; the protein is MEEILRTIPHRPPFLFIDEIVEVREDGATCKRTIRMEEPQFEGHYPGNPIMPGVLLCEACFQTGAIYLAKQIEKEGRSLKDVTPVLSRISDARFKQMVKPGDEITIEVTMKETVSRFFFMKGKVLKGGKPAMTIEFALAMVEPE
- a CDS encoding enoyl-ACP reductase FabI → MSFLQFENKRFLVMGVANRKSVAWAITKTLEEQGAEVIHSVRSPERLESLKKLLGDRKAYICDVEYPEQIEALAKEVGQAHGPIDGIVHSIAFANYSEGFKPFHETVRKDFLQATSISAFSLVEVANAFKPYLSPDASVVSIGISSTDVTAENYGYMAPIKAALETCSYNLAKSFGADTRVRFNTVNAGPLKTSASAGIPGYIESYLYAEKLTFRKQNLSTQEVANTAVFLLSPASSGINGQGIVVNAGMDRNYFDKDVISAAMRPD
- a CDS encoding 3-oxoacyl-ACP synthase III — its product is MLFSKVAIESIAYALPEEVWTSADVEAKLAGVYERLRLPEGRLELMTGIRERRFWPKGTPASVASAKAGEAVLAKSSFGRESMDLLIHSAVCRDRLEPATASYVHGLLGLSGGTQIFDVSNACLGFLNAMVVAASMIECGQIERALICSGENGRPLVENTLAQLQNPELTRKTIKPYFANLTIGAGAVAAVLCRKDLAPGPRPCLRAAVVETDTSHNQLCQGDSAGDALEMLTDSEELLVAGIGVARRAWARFTDATGWTAETPDRVITHQVGKAHTRELFNALGLDLAKDFTTFETLGNVGSVSCPITLARAMEDGAYRPGQKAALLGIGSGLSSLMLALDWPES
- a CDS encoding C39 family peptidase produces the protein MPLQLPEVLEFQEVTPAYAPDGSGQALGEFQKGIRVKVKEPRYETGQCLVVFERYGAPDIQALVPLPDARALKPAEFQQMQPVLAGFPLLEKLLAVPEAWPEQVTELGTLVSDQEWLLLEGTQEDPLCLVSKAEGEQSGFEAWGLAPLSVSLDYRQADNRKIRIDFWNRGDAPGGWSPVHAALSTFRENLEGLENALGGFLGERERMERHDAGITAVRGGVETYFLANDIEVCLRWARGEYFNVEIYSFREQEAKQAEDYDPATFAERLAGQVRKHEDGYYWIDGIPMISQGDKGYCAAATLARVMSYYGYPVGMHEMADLADTSSAYGTTHEDVIDSIRRVCNGTPFRLNQIKDARRATLVDYIRRGIPLYWLVPGHARLLIGVDPEGGVVYTDSWGYGHEFKTMSWTEFTNWNREIWVLEPSN
- a CDS encoding alpha/beta fold hydrolase encodes the protein MIQSRASQLPPEVRMEYPFASNTLVLEGGLRMHYIDEGSGPVVLMLHGNPTWSFYYRNLVKHLSGLGFRCIVPDHVGCGLSDKPQDYNYTLEQRIQDVELLIHRLGLKTYSLVLHDWGGAIGCGVATRRPHAVDKIVLLNTGAFRSKRIPLRIAAVKIPWIGEAVIRGLNGFAGPAARMSVRIPLSPAVQRGMLFPYRSWADRVAVWNFVRDIPLREKHRSYKTLTEIEVNLKKLADKPVCLEWGAYDFCFNKHFRQRWQEIFPQAECHIHDIAGHYVLEDATDRVCKNVASFLQES
- a CDS encoding response regulator gives rise to the protein MLEAESILKLPSAFPWGLALIDVDKGCFLCANAHLARHYFDGDGIGDEVDRRFGFPGGRSFEDIAGLARRQGSWTGRVVPVSNQFGIASVEVMLHPDEADPARMYFYTLEHPSIDGTLRFSSRSEMQLLQVLLDNTLEYVFFRDLSGRLILTNRAFRLAVGADASSMVIGRQLEDYITTESAEWVQGIDDAIRGTGRPIVNRASLFVFNNGTQHWLQMSTVPVRDSEGLIIGSVSVARDISDLKQTESELRDAIKQAEDASRAKGEFLAAMSHEIRTPINGIVGASELCQETRLDPEQRGYIDTVMQCSNTLLALVNDVLDFSKIEAGQLNLEMLSFSPSSLIEEVSEEFAQTARRKGLELIVAYDSELPRYLIGDPTRVKQILYNLVGNAVKFTESGEIVIRAVTLERGEQVAQMRFSVSDTGIGIPEGRRDAIFKSFTQADMTTTRKYGGTGLGLTICRELANLMNGEITVESQLGKGSIFSLTLPLELAVHAGADAIPYNPELAGLHVLIVDDNETNREIYQKVCAGWGYRSAVASEGVEALTLLQDSAERGDPFKLVILDQQMPGLTGLDVASLIVTREEIKDTRLLLLSSSLNRTEIERAEKIGIARALSKPVKRSTLLEVILETFGVHGDEDFDLPPVAEPVDAPVLDLPSGGLHILLAEDNPVNQKIATRRLEKMGHSVVVVTNGALALEAVQTRRYDCILMDIQMPEMDGYEATRRIREFESAEGLSYTFIVAMTAHAMKGDAEKCLNAGMDDYLPKPFRVEALKEILDRVLARKLRIDASAQDGRIDAREDEGFRERYQRMGAEAREDILESLPILQESLPQDIYKLECGLKAKDLSQVAFMAHTMKGVAGIFGARGIIELGDSLEQACKAEDWDSVKAQSERMMADLHALVEEVEQVLDEDATELSEAGC
- a CDS encoding helicase associated domain-containing protein codes for the protein MRKARGNIYEAPGIFHLESSLHADRPRFTTSQVELYETWLRALTQIYGFDLLFWQFHPTGFSFIVETSKTATQSKIRLANGLATIGEDRLSNHVSAPEENTLLASDTFRLDRFLKHYQSMNEFAKGLKQRISRQHNQSNNTRGSIWADRMRVYRLPSRTHDLTEVAAFILASPEIYDQEKSHDWPGSYRSAVNEDGLALRGLKRIFQNRHTNTENLQSLSERSAQIIQTIQNAQKRPQDRRRRQPEWRPNCETAEYLKDTDYQIEPKSRNDTVELAKQQFIKMFERFKDFQKKTGYKAIPHGYQDDIQLRTWASSQRGLFHSGRLTQWKIEMVQDSGLLDPPTSSVRNISSDGIPIIPPQWMARYEALKSFYQEHGHSKIVRTDKTHKALAYWVWTQRAKRRKAQLLPKQIQLLDDLEFCWNPRSGK
- a CDS encoding YegJ family protein, whose protein sequence is MYKILSSASMLAMKAVRFRFLLVLCLTLLSACSDQRDDIIPVSSGDEEMNKTMELARKNLDLFWTERDKAGDDFNGLLKVYFTDPGEEGGEHMWVDVIEHTGNTTSGILLSTPGWLKSIKPGDLVSFPDSQVSDWLFVEDGKARGAYTVKLLRSRMSPAERQEHDAASPFRFE